The genomic region gtaccTTAACACTGTATGGACAGTGAACAGTGTGATGCGTCCACCTCCTTCCAGGCCGTACGTGGAGCTCATGAACTTCCTGCTGAAATGTGGCGACGAGGTGAGGACGTGGGTGGGACGGCGGCTGCATGGTCAGTGTGAGCAGCACTGGGGGGCGCTGTGTGGCAGCTTCGGCAGCATCTGTCCTCTCAGCCAGTCTCTGCAGCAGACCACCGCCACGCCGCCAACCGTGCCGTGGCCGACCAccgctcagcagcagcagccgacCGGAGAAGCCCAACCAGAGGACAGGAGCCGGCAGATCGACAACGCCACTGAATCTGGTCTCAGTGTGCCTGAGAAATCCAACATCACCTCTTCTTAGACATGAAGATGAGTCACACAGAAGTGCAGACAGGGTACACACAAAGATTTGTTACTATTATACTAGCAGTAGAACGAGTAAAAGTAGTGGTAGTATTCAGTGTGGTGTTGCTGATGAAAGCAGTGCAGCATAACTTATTCATTTTGTTGGATATTTGTGTTGTGAATGTTGATAGTTTTCTTAACTTTGTACAAGGATGAAAACCAATTATCTACCTCACCTCAACATCACAGTCAACCAGAGTGGCTCCGTCCTTCAGCAACAGGAACGGTCACACGCCAGTCAATACTGCAGGGAATATGTCTGTAACTCAAGTGCAGCTGATGGCTCCAAGTCAGAATTCTACCTATTTaagtctgtttttgtatttatgagGATTGTTATATTGTGCACAGTCAAGCTGACACACTATCAGGTGCTACGTCATGGACAGTCTGCAGGAAGGGAAGCACTCTTTGGTCGTgttataaatatgtattttctaaTGTTCCACTGGAACAATCACATTTCATACAGACCCCGGGTTTCAAGGTgttttgtaagtttttatttttatttaaatgaatctTAAAAACTCAGTTGTAAGCagttttaattgaaattaattaaaCTACAATGACGTCACTGGAGATGTTTGTTCTTAAAGTCAGTTCTGTCCAGTTGAAGAGTTCTTCACAAATTCACAGTGTTGCATCCCGCGTGGTGATATGTTGGGTACTTTGACATCTACTGGCACGTCTGATGCACAACAACGGATCCCTCAGTATTCATGAAACATTCAGTTTTGATCAAACAGACTTTGTGTTCAGCATTCACACAATCTGACTCAGTAGTCTGGATGTCTGAGGCTACATCTGCACCAATACGTTCTCATTCTAAAGTAACAGAAAGGAACTTCGTGCATATTTACATGCCTAAAA from Amphiprion ocellaris isolate individual 3 ecotype Okinawa unplaced genomic scaffold, ASM2253959v1 Aocel_unscaffolded278, whole genome shotgun sequence harbors:
- the LOC111586967 gene encoding stanniocalcin-2-like, with translation MSLGLRQRFSCVSRRCSAVKEMVFSLQRECYSKHQLCLALQDHMDTMGNLVQFHLMFPPGPYVELMNFLLKCGDEVRTWVGRRLHGQCEQHWGALCGSFGSICPLSQSLQQTTATPPTVPWPTTAQQQQPTGEAQPEDRSRQIDNATESGLSVPEKSNITSS